A DNA window from Pseudomonas tohonis contains the following coding sequences:
- a CDS encoding PilT/PilU family type 4a pilus ATPase codes for MEFEKLLRLMVEKGGSDLFITAGVPPSMKVNGKIMPVTKNAMSPEQTRETVLAVMNEQQRRDFAENHECNFAISARGIGRFRVSAFYQRNLVGMVLRRIETNIPTLDDLKLPEILKKLALTKRGLVLFVGATGTGKSTSLAAMIGYRNKNSSGHIISIEDPIEYIHQHQNCIVTQREVGIDTESFEVALKNTLRQAPDVILIGEVRTRETMDHAVAFAETGHLCLATLHANNANQALDRIINFFPADRQQQVWMDLSLNLKAIVAQQLVPTPDGKGRRAVIEVLINTPLAADLIRKGEVHELKPLMKRSTEQGMQTFDQALYTLYSQGEITYEDALLYADSANDLRLMIKLGSETDGDHLTSMSGGLSLEVSEEDPGRRFR; via the coding sequence ATGGAATTCGAGAAACTGTTGCGCCTGATGGTCGAGAAGGGCGGCTCCGACCTGTTCATCACCGCCGGCGTCCCCCCGTCGATGAAGGTCAACGGCAAGATCATGCCCGTGACCAAGAACGCCATGTCCCCGGAGCAGACCCGCGAGACCGTCCTCGCGGTGATGAACGAGCAGCAGCGCCGCGACTTCGCCGAGAACCACGAGTGCAACTTCGCCATCAGCGCCCGTGGCATCGGCCGTTTCCGCGTCAGCGCCTTCTACCAGCGCAACCTGGTGGGCATGGTGCTGCGCCGCATCGAGACCAACATCCCCACCCTGGATGACCTCAAGCTGCCGGAGATCCTCAAGAAGCTGGCGCTGACCAAGCGTGGCCTGGTGCTGTTCGTCGGCGCCACCGGCACCGGCAAGTCCACCTCGCTGGCGGCGATGATCGGCTACCGCAACAAGAACAGCAGCGGCCACATCATCTCCATCGAAGACCCGATCGAATACATCCACCAGCACCAGAACTGCATCGTCACCCAGCGCGAGGTGGGCATCGACACCGAGTCCTTCGAGGTGGCGCTGAAGAACACCCTGCGCCAGGCGCCGGACGTGATCCTCATCGGCGAGGTGCGGACCCGCGAGACCATGGACCACGCCGTGGCCTTCGCCGAAACCGGCCACCTGTGCCTGGCCACCCTGCACGCCAACAACGCCAACCAGGCGCTGGACCGGATCATCAACTTCTTCCCCGCCGACCGGCAGCAGCAGGTGTGGATGGACCTGTCCCTCAACCTCAAGGCCATCGTCGCCCAGCAACTGGTGCCGACCCCGGACGGCAAGGGCCGCCGCGCGGTGATCGAGGTGCTGATCAACACCCCGCTGGCCGCCGACCTGATCCGCAAGGGCGAGGTCCACGAGCTCAAGCCGCTGATGAAGCGTTCCACCGAGCAGGGCATGCAGACCTTCGACCAGGCGCTGTACACCCTCTACTCCCAGGGCGAGATCACCTACGAAGACGCACTGCTCTACGCCGACTCGGCGAACGACCTGCGCCTGATGATCAAGCTCGGTTCCGAGACCGATGGCGACCACCTCACGAGCATGAGCGGTGGCCTGTCGCTGGAAGTATCGGAGGAAGACCCGGGCCGTCGCTTCCGCTGA
- a CDS encoding UdgX family uracil-DNA binding protein (This protein belongs to the uracil DNA glycosylase superfamily, members of which act in excision repair of DNA. However, it belongs more specifically to UdgX branch, whose founding member was found to bind uracil in DNA (where it does not belong), without cleaving it, appears to promote DNA repair by a pathway involving RecA, rather than base excision.), giving the protein MRAIRFDGSFAGWREQARQLLLEGVEPQAVDWTPGLFDGIEPMPAPAGTATVSIPRELPGLLADAARFRAGDRWALLYQVLWRVAQGDRSAMLAGDRDGSELQRRIKAVRREAHHMHAFLRFRPGDKAQGAPDYLAWHEPAHDVLDLGAEHFVPRMGRHSWLIGTPEGLAHFDGERLVYQSPCPPGLREAIEGHDDPSEALWTAYYRSTFNPARLNPEVMRSHMPARFWKHLAEGPLIPQLVADARSGRQRLAQAPEVGARQGKEVLIASDAAQPERAADTNLDQCRRCDIWRNATCAVPGEGPAQARIMLVGEQPGDQEDLAGRPFIGPAGQVLQRALAEAGLSRQDLYLTNAVKHFKWEPRGGALGRSATRWHATPKPAEIRACHHWLAQELDERQPQWVVALGRTALASLLGLHDPQRVRLADFVGRPLRHGDRWIVVAPHPAAVLRSREGGQQLYEELVDALRQARQGDGPVSGSDGPGLPPILPATGHRSCS; this is encoded by the coding sequence ATGCGCGCCATCCGCTTCGACGGCAGCTTCGCCGGCTGGCGCGAGCAGGCCCGGCAGTTGCTGCTCGAAGGCGTGGAGCCCCAGGCCGTCGACTGGACGCCCGGGTTGTTCGACGGCATCGAGCCGATGCCCGCGCCCGCCGGTACCGCCACGGTGTCCATTCCCCGCGAGCTGCCGGGGTTGCTGGCCGATGCCGCGCGCTTTCGCGCGGGCGACCGTTGGGCATTGCTCTACCAGGTGCTCTGGCGCGTGGCCCAGGGGGATCGCAGCGCCATGCTGGCCGGCGACCGCGACGGCTCCGAGCTGCAGCGGCGGATCAAGGCGGTGCGCCGCGAAGCCCACCACATGCACGCCTTCCTGCGCTTCCGCCCGGGTGACAAGGCTCAGGGCGCACCGGACTACCTGGCCTGGCACGAACCGGCCCACGACGTGCTGGACCTGGGCGCCGAACACTTCGTGCCGCGCATGGGCCGCCACAGCTGGCTGATCGGCACCCCCGAGGGGCTGGCGCATTTCGATGGCGAACGGCTGGTCTACCAGTCGCCCTGCCCGCCCGGGCTGCGCGAGGCCATCGAAGGCCACGACGACCCGAGCGAGGCACTGTGGACGGCCTACTACCGCAGCACCTTCAACCCCGCCCGGCTGAATCCCGAGGTGATGCGCAGCCATATGCCGGCGCGCTTCTGGAAGCACCTGGCCGAAGGCCCGCTGATTCCGCAACTGGTGGCCGATGCGCGCAGCGGCCGGCAGCGCCTGGCACAGGCCCCCGAGGTCGGCGCCCGGCAGGGCAAGGAGGTGCTGATCGCCAGCGATGCCGCACAGCCGGAGCGGGCGGCCGACACGAACCTGGACCAGTGCCGGCGTTGCGATATCTGGCGCAACGCCACCTGCGCGGTGCCGGGCGAGGGGCCGGCGCAGGCGCGGATCATGCTGGTGGGCGAACAACCCGGCGACCAGGAGGACCTGGCCGGTCGCCCCTTCATCGGCCCTGCCGGGCAAGTGCTGCAACGCGCCCTGGCCGAAGCCGGGCTGTCACGGCAGGACCTCTACCTGACCAACGCGGTGAAGCACTTCAAGTGGGAGCCGCGGGGCGGTGCGCTGGGCCGGTCGGCGACCCGCTGGCACGCCACGCCCAAGCCGGCGGAGATCCGCGCCTGCCATCACTGGCTGGCCCAGGAGCTGGACGAACGGCAACCACAGTGGGTGGTGGCGCTGGGGCGCACCGCCCTGGCCTCGCTGCTGGGCCTGCACGACCCGCAGCGCGTACGCCTGGCGGACTTCGTCGGCAGGCCGCTGCGCCATGGAGACCGGTGGATAGTGGTGGCGCCGCACCCTGCGGCGGTGCTGCGCAGCCGCGAGGGCGGTCAGCAGCTGTACGAGGAGTTGGTGGACGCCCTGCGACAGGCGCGGCAGGGCGATGGGCCGGTCAGCGGAAGCGACGGCCCGGGTCTTCCTCCGATACTTCCAGCGACAGGCCACCGCTCATGCTCGTGA
- a CDS encoding putative DNA modification/repair radical SAM protein codes for MELIDKLTVLADAAKYDVSCASSAAPKRSSAGKAGVGATNGMGICHSFTPDGRCVALLKILLTNFCLYDCQYCVNRRSSDVPRARFTPEEVVTLTLDFYRRNCISGLFLSSGIIRSSDYTMEQLIRVARLLREEHQFRGYIHLKTIPDAAPELIAEAGRYADRLSVNIELPTEDGLTRLAPEKRGAPIRRAMGRIRLGVEEASAEKRAPAFAPAGQSTQMIVGADDTDDRTILDTAQTLYGAYRLKRVYYSAFSPIPQSPKTVPFEAPPLLREHRLYQADFLLRGYGFAVNELIATPGNLPLDIDPKLAWALANRAQFPLDLNRAEPAMIARVPGIGVLSANRLVELRRERRIRYADVARLRCAMEKARPFIVTQDYRPRDATLESAVLRKRLGDAPAQQVALW; via the coding sequence ATGGAACTCATCGACAAGCTAACCGTGCTGGCCGACGCCGCCAAGTACGACGTTTCCTGCGCCAGCAGCGCCGCCCCCAAACGCAGCTCGGCAGGCAAGGCCGGCGTCGGCGCCACCAACGGCATGGGCATCTGCCACAGCTTCACGCCCGACGGTCGCTGCGTGGCACTGCTGAAGATCCTGCTGACCAATTTCTGCCTCTACGACTGCCAGTACTGCGTCAACCGCCGCTCCAGCGACGTGCCCCGGGCGCGCTTCACCCCCGAGGAGGTGGTGACCCTGACCCTGGACTTCTACCGGCGCAACTGCATCAGCGGGCTGTTCCTCAGCTCCGGGATCATCCGCTCCTCCGACTACACCATGGAGCAGCTGATCCGCGTCGCCCGCCTGCTGCGCGAAGAGCACCAGTTCCGCGGCTACATCCACCTCAAGACCATCCCCGACGCGGCGCCGGAGCTGATCGCCGAGGCCGGGCGCTACGCCGACCGCCTCAGCGTCAACATCGAGCTGCCCACCGAGGACGGCCTCACCCGCCTCGCCCCGGAGAAGCGCGGCGCACCGATCCGCCGCGCCATGGGGCGCATCCGCCTGGGCGTCGAGGAGGCCAGCGCGGAGAAGCGCGCCCCGGCCTTCGCCCCCGCCGGACAGAGCACGCAGATGATCGTCGGCGCCGACGACACCGACGACCGCACCATCCTCGACACGGCGCAGACGCTGTACGGCGCCTATCGCCTCAAGCGTGTCTACTATTCCGCCTTCAGCCCCATCCCGCAGAGCCCGAAGACCGTGCCCTTCGAGGCACCGCCGCTGCTGCGCGAGCACCGCCTGTACCAGGCCGACTTCCTCCTGCGCGGCTACGGCTTCGCGGTGAACGAGCTGATCGCCACCCCCGGCAACCTGCCGCTGGACATCGACCCCAAGCTGGCCTGGGCCCTGGCCAACCGCGCGCAGTTCCCGCTCGACCTGAACCGCGCGGAGCCCGCGATGATCGCCCGCGTGCCCGGCATCGGCGTGCTCAGCGCCAACCGCCTGGTGGAGCTGCGGCGCGAGCGGCGTATCCGCTACGCCGACGTGGCCCGCCTGCGTTGCGCCATGGAAAAGGCCCGGCCCTTCATCGTCACCCAGGACTACCGCCCCCGCGACGCCACCCTGGAGTCCGCCGTGCTGCGCAAGCGCCTGGGCGATGCGCCCGCACAGCAGGTGGCGCTCTGGTGA
- a CDS encoding NINE protein has translation MQRPDTHSTFIGYLLWIFGFLGAHRFYYGKPVSGTIWFFTFGLFFIGWIIDLFLIPSMDREASLRFNAGSYDYTVAWILLTFLGVFGVHRMYQGKWITGILYLFTGGFFLLGVLYDFWTLNTQVSVLNARR, from the coding sequence ATGCAACGCCCAGACACGCACAGCACGTTCATCGGTTACCTGCTGTGGATTTTCGGCTTCCTCGGCGCCCACCGCTTCTACTACGGCAAGCCGGTGAGCGGCACGATCTGGTTCTTCACCTTCGGCCTGTTCTTCATCGGCTGGATCATCGACCTGTTCCTGATCCCGTCCATGGACCGCGAGGCTTCGCTGCGCTTCAACGCCGGCTCGTACGACTACACCGTGGCCTGGATCCTGCTCACCTTCCTCGGCGTCTTCGGCGTGCACCGCATGTACCAGGGCAAGTGGATCACCGGCATCCTCTACCTGTTCACCGGCGGCTTCTTCCTGCTCGGCGTGCTCTACGACTTCTGGACCCTGAACACCCAGGTCTCGGTGCTCAACGCCCGTCGCTGA
- a CDS encoding pyridoxal-phosphate dependent enzyme: MAGQSATRPAVLDLIGNTPLVRVSRFDTGPCTLFLKLESQNPGGSIKDRVGIAMINAAERDGRLKPGGTIVEATAGNTGLGLALVGRAKGYRVVLVVPDKMSTEKVLHLKAMGAEVHITRSDVGKGHPEYYQDQAARLAAEIPGAFFADQFNNPANPLAHESTTGPEIWQQTGQDVDAIVVGVGSAGTLTGLSRYFRRVQPELEMVLADPQGSIVAEYSRSGELGTPGSWAVEGIGEDFIPAIADLSSVRRAYTVSDEESFAHARELLRNEGILGGSSTGTLLAAALRYCREQTTPRRVVSFVCDTGTRSLSKVYNDQWMSDQGLLARKRYGDLRDLISRRFEEGRVVSVSPGDTLLTAFQRMRLADVSQLPVLEGARLVGVIDESDILLSVHADAERFRAPVADAMTDAPQTLAPGASLVELEAVLDRGLVAIVADAAGFHGLITRFDLLNHLRRTLP; encoded by the coding sequence ATGGCTGGGCAGAGCGCGACGCGTCCCGCAGTGCTGGACCTGATCGGCAACACACCCCTGGTGCGGGTCAGCCGGTTCGATACCGGCCCCTGCACCCTGTTCCTCAAGCTGGAATCGCAGAATCCCGGCGGCTCGATCAAGGATCGCGTCGGCATCGCCATGATCAACGCTGCCGAGCGCGACGGGCGGCTGAAGCCGGGCGGCACCATAGTCGAGGCCACCGCCGGCAACACCGGCCTGGGGCTGGCCCTGGTGGGGCGTGCCAAGGGCTACCGGGTGGTGCTGGTGGTGCCGGACAAGATGTCCACCGAGAAGGTGCTGCACCTCAAGGCCATGGGGGCCGAGGTGCACATCACCCGCTCCGACGTCGGCAAGGGCCACCCCGAGTACTACCAGGACCAGGCCGCGCGCCTGGCGGCGGAGATACCCGGCGCCTTCTTCGCCGACCAGTTCAACAACCCCGCCAACCCCCTGGCCCACGAGAGCACCACCGGGCCGGAAATCTGGCAGCAGACAGGCCAGGACGTCGACGCCATCGTGGTCGGGGTCGGCTCGGCGGGCACCCTCACCGGGCTCAGCCGCTACTTCCGCCGGGTGCAGCCGGAGCTGGAGATGGTGCTGGCGGACCCGCAAGGCTCGATCGTCGCCGAGTACAGCCGCAGCGGCGAGCTGGGCACGCCCGGCTCCTGGGCGGTGGAAGGCATCGGCGAGGACTTCATCCCGGCCATCGCCGATCTCTCCAGCGTGCGCCGTGCCTACACCGTCAGCGACGAGGAGAGCTTCGCCCACGCCCGAGAGCTGCTGCGCAACGAGGGCATCCTCGGCGGCTCCTCCACCGGCACGCTGCTGGCCGCCGCGCTGCGCTACTGCCGCGAGCAGACCACGCCCAGGCGCGTGGTCAGCTTCGTCTGCGACACCGGCACCCGCTCCCTGTCGAAGGTCTACAACGACCAGTGGATGAGCGACCAGGGGCTGCTGGCGCGCAAGCGCTACGGCGACCTGCGCGACCTGATCTCGCGGCGCTTCGAGGAGGGGCGGGTGGTCAGCGTCAGCCCGGGCGACACCCTGCTCACCGCCTTCCAGCGCATGCGCCTGGCCGATGTCTCGCAGTTGCCGGTGCTGGAGGGCGCGCGCCTGGTGGGGGTGATCGACGAGTCGGACATCCTGCTCAGCGTGCACGCCGATGCCGAACGCTTTCGCGCACCGGTCGCCGATGCCATGACCGACGCGCCGCAGACCCTGGCGCCGGGCGCCAGCCTGGTGGAGCTGGAGGCTGTGCTGGATCGCGGCCTGGTGGCGATCGTCGCCGATGCCGCCGGCTTCCACGGCCTCATCACCCGTTTCGACCTGCTCAACCACCTGCGGAGGACACTGCCATGA
- a CDS encoding trans-sulfuration enzyme family protein codes for MSHDHEGAGRAFATRVIHAGQAPDPSTGAIMPPIYANSTFIQESPGVHKGLDYGRSHNPTRWALERCVADLEGGAQAFAFASGLAAISTVLELLDAGSHVVSGNDLYGGTFRLFDKVRQRSAGHRFAFADLTDVGRLEAALREDTRMVLIETPSNPLLRLADLEAIAALCRERDIISVADNTFASPWVQRPLELGFDVVVHSTTKYLNGHSDVIGGVAVVSGAARADALRERLGFLQNAVGAIAGPFDAFLTLRGVKTLALRMERHCANALELARWLERQPQVARVHYPGLESHPQHELARRQMRGFGGMISLELATDLAGARRFLEAVELFALAESLGGVESLIEHPAIMTHATIPAETRAELGIGDSLVRLSVGVEDVEDLRADLARALARV; via the coding sequence ATGAGCCACGACCACGAGGGCGCCGGGCGCGCCTTCGCCACCCGGGTGATCCATGCCGGGCAGGCACCGGACCCCTCCACCGGGGCCATCATGCCGCCGATCTACGCCAACTCCACCTTCATCCAGGAGAGCCCCGGCGTGCACAAGGGCCTGGACTACGGGCGCTCGCACAACCCCACGCGCTGGGCCCTGGAGCGCTGCGTGGCGGACCTGGAGGGCGGCGCCCAGGCCTTCGCCTTCGCCTCGGGGCTGGCGGCCATCTCCACGGTGCTGGAGCTGCTGGATGCCGGCTCGCACGTCGTCTCCGGCAACGACCTCTACGGCGGCACCTTCCGCCTCTTCGACAAGGTGCGCCAGCGCAGCGCCGGGCACCGCTTCGCCTTCGCCGACCTCACCGACGTCGGTCGCCTGGAAGCGGCCCTGCGCGAGGACACGCGCATGGTGCTGATCGAGACACCGAGCAACCCGTTGCTGCGCCTGGCGGACCTGGAAGCCATCGCCGCGCTGTGCCGCGAGCGCGACATCATCAGCGTCGCCGACAACACCTTCGCCAGCCCCTGGGTGCAGCGCCCGCTGGAGCTGGGCTTCGACGTCGTGGTGCACTCCACCACCAAGTACCTCAACGGCCACTCGGACGTGATCGGCGGGGTGGCGGTGGTCAGTGGTGCTGCCCGCGCCGATGCGCTGCGCGAGCGGCTGGGCTTCCTGCAGAACGCGGTGGGTGCCATCGCCGGGCCCTTCGACGCCTTCCTCACCCTGCGCGGGGTCAAGACCCTGGCCCTGCGCATGGAGCGCCACTGCGCCAACGCCCTGGAGCTGGCGCGCTGGCTGGAGCGCCAGCCCCAGGTGGCGCGGGTGCATTACCCGGGCCTGGAGAGCCACCCGCAGCACGAACTGGCGCGGCGGCAGATGCGCGGCTTCGGTGGGATGATCTCCCTGGAGCTGGCCACCGACCTGGCCGGTGCACGGCGCTTCCTCGAGGCCGTCGAGCTGTTCGCCCTGGCCGAGAGCCTGGGGGGTGTGGAAAGCCTGATCGAGCATCCGGCGATCATGACCCACGCCACCATCCCCGCCGAGACCCGCGCCGAACTGGGCATCGGCGACAGCCTGGTGCGCCTCTCGGTGGGCGTGGAGGATGTCGAGGATCTGCGCGCCGACCTGGCCCGGGCGCTGGCGCGGGTCTAG
- a CDS encoding dihydroorotase produces the protein MRTHIIGARLIDPASGTDQVTDLYLEAGKVAGIGQAPAGYEAERSIDAKGLVAAPGLVDLNAALREPGYSRKGNIDSETRAAAAGGVTSLCCPPLTRPVLDTPAVAELILDRAREAGHTKVFPIGALSKGLAGEQLAELVALRDTGCVAFSNGLASFDSNRTLRRAMEYAATFNLTLVFHAQDASLADGGMAHEGATAGFLGLAGIPESAETVALARDLLLVEQSGVRAHFSQLTSARGAQMIADAQARGLPVTADVALYQLLLTDEALIDFSSLYHVQPPLRTRADRGGLREAVKSGVIGAIASHHQPHEADAKLAPFAATEPGISSVELLLPLALSLVEDGLLDLPTLLARLTAGPARALRLPVGRLAVGAPADLVLFDPAARTRAGEQWLSRGRNSPFIGQDLPGKVRYTLMDGHLTYQA, from the coding sequence ATGCGTACCCACATCATCGGCGCCCGCCTCATCGATCCCGCCAGCGGTACCGACCAGGTCACCGACCTCTACCTGGAGGCCGGCAAGGTCGCCGGCATCGGCCAGGCGCCCGCCGGCTACGAGGCCGAGCGCAGCATCGACGCCAAGGGCCTGGTCGCCGCGCCCGGCCTGGTGGACCTGAACGCCGCCCTGCGCGAGCCGGGCTACAGCCGCAAGGGCAACATCGACAGCGAGACCCGCGCCGCCGCGGCCGGTGGCGTCACCAGCCTGTGCTGCCCGCCACTGACCCGCCCGGTGCTGGACACCCCCGCCGTGGCCGAGCTGATCCTCGACCGCGCCCGCGAGGCAGGCCACACCAAGGTCTTCCCCATCGGCGCACTGAGCAAGGGTCTGGCCGGCGAACAGCTGGCCGAACTGGTGGCCCTGCGCGACACCGGCTGCGTCGCCTTCTCCAACGGCCTGGCCAGCTTCGACAGCAACCGCACCCTGCGTCGCGCCATGGAATACGCGGCCACGTTCAACCTGACCCTGGTGTTCCACGCCCAGGACGCCTCGCTCGCCGACGGCGGCATGGCCCACGAGGGCGCCACCGCCGGCTTCCTCGGCCTGGCCGGCATCCCCGAGAGCGCGGAGACCGTGGCCCTGGCCCGGGACCTGCTGCTGGTGGAGCAGAGCGGCGTGCGTGCGCACTTCAGCCAGCTCACCAGTGCCCGTGGCGCGCAGATGATCGCCGACGCCCAGGCCCGCGGCCTGCCGGTGACCGCCGACGTCGCGCTGTACCAGCTGCTGCTCACCGACGAGGCGCTGATCGACTTCTCCAGCCTCTACCACGTGCAACCGCCGCTGCGCACCCGCGCCGACCGCGGCGGCCTGCGCGAAGCGGTGAAGAGCGGCGTGATCGGCGCCATCGCCAGCCACCACCAGCCCCACGAAGCCGACGCCAAGCTGGCGCCCTTCGCCGCCACCGAGCCGGGCATCAGCAGCGTCGAACTGCTGCTGCCGCTGGCCCTGAGCCTGGTGGAGGACGGCCTGCTCGACCTGCCCACCCTGCTCGCCCGCCTCACCGCCGGCCCGGCCCGTGCCCTGCGCCTGCCGGTGGGCCGCCTCGCCGTGGGCGCCCCGGCCGACCTGGTGCTGTTCGACCCGGCCGCCCGCACCCGTGCCGGCGAGCAATGGCTGTCCAGGGGCCGCAACAGCCCCTTCATCGGCCAGGACCTGCCGGGCAAGGTGCGCTACACCCTGATGGACGGGCACCTGACCTACCAGGCCTGA
- a CDS encoding aspartate carbamoyltransferase catalytic subunit has translation MPTDAKRPLQLNDQGQLRHFLSLDGLPRELLTEILDTADSFLEVGARAVKKVPLLRGKTVCNVFFENSTRTRTTFELAAQRLSADVITLNVSTSSTSKGETLFDTLRNLEAMAADMFVVRHADSGAAHFIAEHVCPDVAIINGGDGRHAHPTQGMLDMLTIRRHKGGFENLSVAIVGDILHSRVARSNMLALKALGCPDIRVVAPKTLLPIGIEQYGVSVYTDLAEGLKDVDVVIMLRLQRERMQGGLLPSEGEFYRLYGLSTQRLALAKPDAIVMHPGPINRGVEIESAVADGAHSVILNQVTYGIAIRMAVLSMAMSGQNTQRQINQEAEVQN, from the coding sequence ATGCCGACAGACGCCAAGCGCCCGCTGCAGCTCAACGACCAGGGCCAGCTGCGCCACTTCCTCTCGCTCGACGGCCTGCCCCGCGAGCTGCTGACGGAAATCCTCGACACCGCCGACTCCTTCCTCGAAGTCGGCGCCCGTGCCGTGAAGAAGGTCCCGCTACTGCGCGGCAAGACCGTGTGCAACGTATTCTTCGAGAACTCCACGCGCACCCGCACCACCTTCGAACTGGCGGCCCAGCGGCTGTCGGCGGACGTGATCACCCTCAACGTCTCCACCTCCTCCACCAGCAAGGGCGAGACGCTGTTCGACACCCTGCGCAACCTGGAGGCGATGGCCGCCGACATGTTCGTGGTGCGCCACGCCGACTCCGGCGCCGCCCACTTCATCGCCGAGCACGTGTGCCCGGACGTGGCCATCATCAACGGCGGCGACGGCCGCCACGCGCACCCGACCCAGGGCATGCTCGACATGCTCACCATCCGCCGCCACAAGGGCGGGTTCGAGAACCTCTCGGTGGCCATCGTCGGCGACATCCTGCATTCGCGCGTGGCGCGCTCGAACATGCTCGCGCTCAAGGCCCTGGGCTGCCCGGACATCCGCGTGGTCGCGCCCAAGACCCTGCTGCCCATCGGCATCGAGCAGTACGGCGTCAGCGTCTACACCGACCTGGCCGAAGGCCTCAAGGACGTCGACGTGGTGATCATGCTGCGCCTGCAACGTGAACGCATGCAGGGCGGCCTGCTGCCCAGCGAAGGCGAGTTCTACCGCCTCTACGGCCTCAGCACCCAGCGCCTGGCGCTGGCCAAGCCGGACGCCATCGTCATGCACCCCGGCCCGATCAACCGTGGCGTGGAGATCGAATCGGCGGTGGCCGACGGCGCCCACTCGGTGATCCTCAACCAGGTCACCTACGGCATCGCCATCCGCATGGCCGTGCTGTCCATGGCCATGAGCGGCCAGAACACCCAACGCCAGATCAACCAGGAAGCCGAGGTGCAGAACTGA
- the pyrR gene encoding bifunctional pyr operon transcriptional regulator/uracil phosphoribosyltransferase PyrR: MTLPNPAELLPQMARALNAHLAARGIATPRFIGIRTGGVWVAQALLAELGSDEPLGTLDVSFYRDDFTQNGLHPQVRPSELPFEIEGQHLILIDDVLMSGRTVRAAMNELFDYGRPASVTLVSLLDLNARELPIRPDVVGATLSLAADERVKLLGPAPLALERQVLTPAS; encoded by the coding sequence ATGACCCTGCCCAACCCGGCCGAACTGCTGCCGCAGATGGCCCGCGCGCTGAACGCCCACCTGGCCGCGCGCGGCATCGCCACACCCCGTTTCATCGGCATCCGCACCGGCGGTGTCTGGGTCGCCCAGGCCCTGCTGGCGGAACTGGGCAGCGACGAGCCCCTGGGCACCCTGGACGTCTCCTTCTACCGCGACGACTTCACCCAGAACGGCCTGCACCCGCAGGTGCGCCCGTCCGAGCTGCCGTTCGAGATCGAAGGCCAGCACCTCATCCTCATCGACGACGTGCTGATGAGCGGCCGCACCGTGCGCGCCGCCATGAACGAGCTGTTCGACTACGGCCGCCCGGCCAGCGTGACCCTGGTCAGCCTGCTGGACCTGAACGCCCGCGAGCTGCCGATCCGCCCGGACGTGGTCGGCGCCACCCTGTCGCTCGCCGCCGATGAACGGGTAAAATTGCTCGGCCCCGCGCCGCTCGCCCTCGAGCGCCAGGTCCTCACCCCCGCTTCCTGA
- the ruvX gene encoding Holliday junction resolvase RuvX: MATMPLRLLLGFDYGTKQIGVAVGQAVTGQARELCVLKAQNGVPDWQKVEALLKEWQPDAIVVGLPLNMDGTPSDMSERAQKFARRLNGRFNLPVFTHDERLTTFEAKGQRLAQGQRGGYRENPVDALAAALLLEGWLAEHPGHE; this comes from the coding sequence ATGGCCACCATGCCCCTTCGCCTGCTGCTGGGTTTCGACTACGGCACCAAGCAGATCGGCGTCGCCGTCGGCCAGGCCGTCACCGGCCAGGCCCGTGAACTCTGCGTGCTCAAGGCGCAGAACGGCGTGCCGGACTGGCAAAAGGTCGAGGCCCTGCTCAAGGAATGGCAGCCGGACGCCATCGTCGTCGGCCTGCCCCTGAACATGGACGGCACCCCCAGCGACATGAGCGAGCGCGCACAGAAGTTCGCGCGGCGCCTCAACGGCCGCTTCAACCTGCCGGTCTTCACCCATGACGAACGCCTGACCACCTTCGAAGCCAAGGGCCAGCGGCTCGCCCAGGGCCAACGCGGCGGCTACCGCGAGAACCCCGTCGACGCCCTGGCCGCCGCCCTCCTGCTGGAAGGCTGGCTGGCGGAACACCCCGGACACGAATAG